A DNA window from Camelina sativa cultivar DH55 chromosome 13, Cs, whole genome shotgun sequence contains the following coding sequences:
- the LOC104737001 gene encoding far upstream element-binding protein 1: MAEEEVVTIPATPVDLKRKLDEVEPEQHAGFDNGSNGDILDESKPASDSSQAKRAKLQDDETQDALDNGKTQENGSSVEVKEEEELQEPKEEETEEPSVHKDENQDTLPPVEEVQDPINAEESEKNKTCGVDQPAVESTVEECNGGESQKEVDESSKELNEKEIGEEENKELGGDNSQKEVDVTHSTTRRIDVPSSKVGILIGKGGETIRHLQFNSGAKIQILRDSEADPNSALRPVEIIGTVVCIENAEKLISAVIAEAEAGGSPALVARRHLATHAIGIPEQIEIKVPNDKVGLIIGRGGETIKNMQTRSGARIQLIPQHAEGDGEKERTVRISGDKRQIDIATDMIKEVMYQDARPSPYANAGGYNQPPYRPRGPGGPPQWGSRGPYAPHSMPYDYHNRGPYSSQGSHYNSPGYGGYPPQHMPPRGGYNTGWDQRPPPSGPYDYYGRQGAQTSGPVPPPGHAPSPALGGPPPSQVSYGYGQSHGQEYGHAAPYSQTGHQQTYGQMYEQPKYDNNPPMQPPYGASYPPVGGAQPGYSQMQQPGGRPYGMQQGPVQQGYGPPRPAAATPSGDVPYQGATPAAAAPLYGSTTTNMAPQQQYGYTSSGGPVQQQAYPSYSSAPSDGYNNGTQTPATGPAYQQQSVQPTSSTHDLPGAQQAGAAGYGGQVAPTSGYSSYPSSQPAYGTAQTQNSGNYGYNTSSQDPNYGYGAAPGSQTAYSQAATNQAGYEQQPATQPAGYVTAPGSTQVNQYDASQVYAAPR, from the exons ATGGCGGAGGAAGAGGTTGTTACTATCCCTGCGACACCGGTCGATCTCAAGCGCAAGCTCGACGAGGTTGAGCCTGAGCAACATGCCGGCTTCGATAATGGCTCTAACGGAGATATATTAGATGAGAGCAAACCAGCTTCTGATTCTTCTCAGGCTAAGCGAGCCAAGCTCCAAGATGATGAAACTCAAGATGCTTTAG atAATGGGAAAACACAAGAAAATGGTTCTTCAGTGgaggttaaagaagaagaagagcttcaagaACCTAAGGAAGAGGAAACTGAGGAACCAAGTGTACACAAGGATGAGAATCAAGATACTTTACCTCCTGTTGAGGAAGTTCAAGATCCCATTAATGCTGAAGAGTCTGAAAAAAATAAGACTTGTGGTGTAGATCAGCCAGCAGTTGAAAGTACTGTAGAAGAATGTAATGGTGGTGAATCTCAGAAAGAGGTTGATGAAAGTAGTAAGGAATTGAATGAGAAGgagattggtgaagaagaaaataaggaaTTGGGTGGTGATAATTCTCAGAAGGAGGTTGATGTTACTCATTCCACTACTCGTAGGATTGATGTCCCAAGTTCAAAG GTAGGTATACTGATTGGTAAAGGCGGGGAGACTATACGGCATCTTCAGTTTAACTCGGGTgccaaaatccaaattttgaGGGATTCAGAAGCTGATCCGAACTCTGCGCTAAGACCAGTTGAGATCATTGGAACTGTTGTATGCATTGAAAATGCTGAGAAGCTTATCAGTGCAGTCATAGCAGAG GCCGAAGCAGGAGGTTCACCTGCCCTAGTTGCGAGGCGTCATCTTGCCACTCATGCGATTGGGATTCCAGAACAGATAGAGATTAAAGTTCCGAATGATAAG GTTGGTCTTATTATTGGCCGAGGTGGGGAGACAATCAAAAACATGCAGACAAGGTCTGGAGCACGTATTCAG TTAATACCTCAACATGCGGAAGGTGATGGTGAGAAGGAGAGGACTGTCCGTATTTCTGGAGATAAGAGGCAGATTGACATAGCAACGGACATGATAAAAGAAGTTATGTATCAG GATGCAAGGCCATCACCCTATGCTAATGCTGGTGGTTATAATCAGCCTCCCTACCGACCCCGAGGGCCTGGTGGTCCACCTCAATGGGGTTCACGAGGTCCTTATGCTCCCCACTCAATGCCCTATGATTACCACAACCGTGGACCGTATTCATCTCAAGGTTCACATTACAATTCTCCCGGTTACGGTGGTTATCCTCCACAGCATATGCCCCCTAGAGGTGGATATAATACTGGTTGGGACCAAAGACCTCCACCTTCTGGTCCTTACGATTATTATGGTAGACAAGGAGCTCAAACCTCTGGTCCAGTTCCACCTCCTGGCCATGCACCTTCTCCTGCCTTGGGTGGTCCCCCTCCTTCCCAAGTAAGTTATGGTTACGGTCAGAGTCACGGGCAAGAGTATGGACATGCTGCTCCTTACTCCCAGACCGGTCATCAGCAGACTTATGGGCAGATGTATGAACAGCCCAAGTATGACAATAATCCTCCGATGCAGCCTCCTTATGGAGCTTCATACCCACCAGTGGGTGGTGCTCAGCCAGGCTATTCACAAATGCAGCAACCTGGTGGTAGGCCTTATGGTATGCAACAAGGTCCAGTCCAGCAAGGATATGGGCCTCCACGGCCTGCAGCGGCAACTCCTTCCGGTGATGTTCCTTACCAAGGTGCAActccagcagcagcagcaccgTTATATGGCAGTACCACTACCAACATGGCTCCACAACAACAATATGGTTACACGTCAAGTGGTGGGCCAGTGCAACAGCAAGCATACCCTTCCTATAGCTCGGCTCCATCTGACGGTTACAACAATGGTACACAAACACCTGCAACTGGTCCAGCTTACCAGCAACAAAGTGTTCAGCCAACTTCTTCCACTCATGACCTGCCTGGTGCACAGCAGGCTGGAGCAGCTGGATATGGTGGGCAAGTAGCTCCAACCAGTGGATACAGTTCATATCCATCCTCACAGCCCGCTTATGGTACTGCTCAGACCCAAAACAGTGGAAACTATGGTTACAACACAAGCTCTCAAGATCCTAACTACGGATATGGTGCAGCACCGGGAAGCCAAACAGCTTATTCACAAGCAGCAACTAATCAAGCAGGATATGAGCAACAGCCTGCAACTCAACCTGCAGGGTATGTGACTGCTCCAGGGAGCACACAAGTGAATCAGTACGATGCAAGCCAGGTGTACGCAGCTCCACGTTAA
- the LOC104737004 gene encoding ATG8-interacting protein 2-like, which translates to MDDDGLLDWELLHGSDTESTDSIISEKSSSVNDVGMIILSDHFSADNLVAESGDSFRVDYGSEPPNRVDLGLGQFSVNLLGDDYVRSELGVYDVFGGGEVRLSGFDEAANEKDLESEAAADERHVESQSGVEEPIEDSSKSWSDSGGHELVSGDYRVVNGEDEIISGSVVASTEAGEGNGGSIVEVGAVKSGDEGKSREIVWWKMPFVLLKYSMFKIGPVWSVSMAAAVMGLVLLGRRLYNMKKKAQRFHLKVTIDDKKALRVMSQAARLNEVFTEVRRVPVIRPALPSPSAWPVMSLR; encoded by the exons ATGGATGATGATGGGTTACTCGACTGGGAGCTTCTTCATGGGTCTGATACAGAATCAACTGATTCGATCATATCAGAGAAGAGTTCAAGTGTTAACGATGTCGGTATGATTATTCTCTCTGATCATTTCTCTGCTGATAATCTCGTAGCTGAATCGGGCGATTCTTTCCGGGTTGATTACGGGTCGGAGCCTCCGAATCGGGTTGATTTGGGTTTGGGTCAGTTCAGTGTTAATCTATTGGGTGATGATTATGTTAGAAGTGAATTAGGGGTTTATGATGTTTTCGGTGGTGGTGAGGTTAGGTTGAGTGGTTTTGATGAAGCTGCAAATGAAAAGGATCTCGAGAGCGAGGCTGCAGCTGATGAAAGGCACGTTGAGAGCCAATCTGGTGTTGAAGAGCCTATTGAGGATTCGAGCAAGTCTTGGTCTGATTCAGGGGGACATGAATTGGTTTCTGGAGATTATAGGGTTGTGAATGGTGAAGATGAGATTATTTCGGGTAGTGTTGTTGCTTCTACTGAAGCGGGTGAaggaaacggagggagtattgtAGAAGTTGGAGCTGTGAAATCTGGCGATGAGGGTAAAAGCAGAGAGATTGTGTGGTGGAAGATGCCGTTTGTGCTTCTCAAGTACTCTATGTTTAAGATTGGTCCGGTTTGGTCTGTCTCTATGGCGGCAGCTGTGATGGGTTTGGTTCTCTTGGGACGCAGATTgtataatatgaaaaagaaagctCAAAGGTTCCATCTTAAAGTTACGATTGACGACAAG AAGGCGTTGCGGGTGATGAGTCAGGCAGCCCGACTCAATGAAGTGTTCACAGAGGTAAGAAGGGTCCCTGTGATCCGCCCTGCTCTGCCATCTCCTAGCGCATGGCCGGTTATGAGCCTTAGATGA